CTCCCTTTTTGATGCCCTGAAGCTCGTCGCCGGCGCCTGCCAGCATGAGCACCAGGAAAAAATCCACCATGGAGGCCACGGTGGTTTCCGACTGCCCCACACCGACGGTCTCCACGATGACCACGTCGAAGCCGGCGGCCTCGCAGACCAATAGCGTCTCGCGGGTCATGCGGGCCACACCGCCCAGGGTGCCGCCGGAAGGCGAGGGCCGGATAAAGGCCTCCGGGGCCACTGCCAGCCGCTCCATGCGGGTCTTGTCGGCCATGACGCTTCCGCCGCTGCGGGTGCTGGAGGGGTCCACCGCCAGTACCGCCACTTGATGACCCGATTCCACCAGCATCATGCCGAAGCTTTCGATGAAGGTGCTTTTGCCGACACCGGGGACACCGGTGATGCCGATGCGTGCGGCCTTGCCCGCGTAAGGAAGCAGGCCGTCCACGACGCTGCGCCCCAGTTGCCGATGCGCGGGATGTGCGCTTTCGATCAGGGTGATGGTTTTGGCCAGGATGCGGCGGTTGCCGGACCGAACGCCATCGATGTAAAATTCGGGACCTTTTTCACTCATGGGGACAAGCATTCCCCTTACATGATTTAAACCCGCTTCCCCGCTGCCCAGGTAAATGGGCAACGGAGAAGCGGGGGCTTACGATCTATTTGCTTTTTCCGCGGCGTAGGGGCGAAAAATTTTTCGCCCTTACGATCATTATCGATTTTTGCCGCGGGAACAAAAGGCCAATGGGCTTTCTACGAGCCCATCAATTAAGCTATGCGGCTTCTCCAATCAGGGCGTTGAGCACCTTGTTGGCCGATTCGGTAATAGCCGTTCCGGGACCGAATACGCCCACGGCGCCGGCTTTGTAAAGAAAATCGTAGTCGCCCGGCGGAATGACGCCGCCGACAATGACCTTGATATCGTCTCCGCCAGCCTTTTTCAGAGCTTCGATCAGCTGAGGCACCAGGGCTTTGTGGCCGGCTGCCAGGCTGGATGCACCCACCAGGTGGACGTCGTTTTCCACGGCCATTTTTGCCGCTTCCTCCGGTGTCTGGAACATGGGGCTGATGTCCACGTCGAATCCCAGATCGGCAAAGGCGGTGGCAACCACCTTGATACCGCGATCATGGCCGTCCTGGCCCATCTTGGTAAGCAGGATGCGGGGCCGGCGGCCCTCCTTGCTTTTGAAATCGTCGGTGCGCTTACGGATCGAATCGATTATTTCGCTTTCGGCATACTCCGAGGCGTACACACCGGAGATGCACTGGGTGGTGGCCACGAAACGACCGAATACCTTTTCCATGGCGTCGGAGACTTCGCCCACCGTGGCTCGGGCGCGCACGGCCTCGATGCTGGCCGCCAGCAGGTTGCCGCCGGATTCGGCCGCCTGGGTGACGCCGTTAAGGGCGCTACGCACGACCGCATCGTCCCGGTCGGCCTTGAGCTGGTTGATCCGGGCGACCTGTTCTTCGCGCACCTGTTCGGAGACTTCCAGCACGTCCATGGGGGAGTCTTGATCGATTTTGTATTTGTTGACGCCCACGATGACATCCAGGCCCTGATCGATACGGGCCTGCTTACGGGCCGCCGACTCTTCGACGCGCAGCTTGGGCATGCCGGTTTCGATGGCCTTGGCCATGCCGCCCAGTTCCTCCACCTCGTCGATGATCTTGCGGGCCTCCTTGATGATGCCGTTGGTAAGGGCCTCGATGTAATAGGAACCGCCCAAAGGATCGACGGTGTGGCAAACCTGGGACTCCTCCTGGATGACGATCTGGGTGTTGCGGGCGATGCGGGCCGAAAAGTCCGTAGGCAGCCCAACCGCTTCGTCGAAAGAGTTGGTGTGCAGGCTCTGGGTGCCGCCCAGGACCGCGGCCAGGGCCTCCAGGGTGGTACGGATGATGTTGTTGTACGGATCCTGTTCGGTCAGGCTCCAGCCCGAGGTCTGCACGTGGGTGCGCAGCATGGAGGACTTGGGGTTTTTCGGGTTAAACGGCTTGATCAGGTCGTGCCACAGGAAACGGGCCGCCCGCAGCATGGCGATTTCCATGAAGAAGTTCATGCCCACGCCGAAGAAGAAGCTCAACCGCGGGGCAAAGGCGTCGATCTCCAGACCGGCCTTGATGGCCGCCCGAACGTATTCCAGGCCGTCGGCCAGGGTAAAGGCTGTCTGCAGCACGCTGTTGGCGCCGGCCTCCATCATGTGGTAGCCGCTGATGCTGACCGTGTTGAATTTGGGCATGTTTGCGGAACAATAGGCGATGATGTCCGATACGATGCGCATGGAGGGTTCGGGGGGATAGATGTAAGTATTGCGGGTCAGGTACTCCTTGAGAATGTCGTTCTGAATGGTACCGGCGAGCTGCTCCTGTTTGACGCCCTGTTCTTCGGCAGCCACGATGTAACCGGCCATGATGGGCAGCACGGCGCCGTTCATGGTCATGGAAACGCTCATTTTATCCAGTGGAATCTGGTCGAAGAGCACCTTCATGTCTTCGATGGAGTCGATCGCCACACCGGCTTTGCCCACGTCGCCCATGACCCGGGGATGGTCGGAATCGTAGCCGCGGTGGGTGGCCAGGTCGAAAGCCACCGACAATCCCTTCTGGCCGGCGGCCAGGTTGCGGCGGTAGAAGGCGTTGGATTCCTTGGCCGTGGAAAAACCGGCGTATTGGCGAATGGTCCAGGGGCGGCCGGCGTACATGGTGGCCATGGGCCCGCGCACATACGGTGCGAAGCCGGGCAGGGTGTTGACGTGGGGCATTCCTGCCACGTCTTCAGCCGTATAAAGCGGCTTGACGCGGATCCCTTCCGGGGTGTCCCATTCCAGGTCTTCCAGGGCTTTGCCCCGGAGTTGCTTGGTGGCCAACTCTTTCCATTTGTTCAACTCGGGATGTTCAGACATTTAATGCTCCTTTTGCTAACCGGATAAAGGTTTTTCACCGTACGGCCCTGGCGGCCTCCCGGCGAACGGCATTCAACAAACCGAAATCCTGCCCCCCCGATGCCGTCCGATAGCGGCTCAACTGCCATCCGCGTCGGGATTGGCAATGGCGCGCCAGATCATCTCGAAAAGCGTGCCGGCCTGGTCGGTCAACCGGCCCTGCTGGCCCCTGGAAATCCACATGGTAAAGGCCCGCTGGACGTTGCCCAGCATGAAATCCAGCAGAACGCCGGCACGCACGTTGGGATTCAACTGGCCTTCTTTCTGGCCCTTGCGCATCACCTCCAGGTACATGTTGATCATTTTCTTCTGCTTGAAGGTTTCATCGGCCATCCAGGTCTTCATGGGCAGCGTCATGAAAATGATGCGGGCCAGGCCTGGGTTGCGCTCGTAATAATCCAATTGCAGCCAGAGCACCTTGCGCATTTTTTCCTTGAGGTCTTCGATGCCCTGGAGATGATCGTAGATCCGGTCGGTCAGTTTGCCCAGCCAGACATCCACAAAGGCAAAGACCAGGCGCTCTTTAGA
This window of the uncultured Desulfosarcina sp. genome carries:
- the meaB gene encoding methylmalonyl Co-A mutase-associated GTPase MeaB, with protein sequence MSEKGPEFYIDGVRSGNRRILAKTITLIESAHPAHRQLGRSVVDGLLPYAGKAARIGITGVPGVGKSTFIESFGMMLVESGHQVAVLAVDPSSTRSGGSVMADKTRMERLAVAPEAFIRPSPSGGTLGGVARMTRETLLVCEAAGFDVVIVETVGVGQSETTVASMVDFFLVLMLAGAGDELQGIKKGVLELADAVAINKADGDNRKKAEKARRSYEMALHLLNPATPTWSPPVLTCSALTLDGVDTIWETIKDYRGKMSATGELEEKRRRQALAWMWSRIEDGLKDRFFGHPAVGERLKGIEASVERGDLSPTVGAETLLFLLDKDR
- the scpA gene encoding methylmalonyl-CoA mutase, with product MSEHPELNKWKELATKQLRGKALEDLEWDTPEGIRVKPLYTAEDVAGMPHVNTLPGFAPYVRGPMATMYAGRPWTIRQYAGFSTAKESNAFYRRNLAAGQKGLSVAFDLATHRGYDSDHPRVMGDVGKAGVAIDSIEDMKVLFDQIPLDKMSVSMTMNGAVLPIMAGYIVAAEEQGVKQEQLAGTIQNDILKEYLTRNTYIYPPEPSMRIVSDIIAYCSANMPKFNTVSISGYHMMEAGANSVLQTAFTLADGLEYVRAAIKAGLEIDAFAPRLSFFFGVGMNFFMEIAMLRAARFLWHDLIKPFNPKNPKSSMLRTHVQTSGWSLTEQDPYNNIIRTTLEALAAVLGGTQSLHTNSFDEAVGLPTDFSARIARNTQIVIQEESQVCHTVDPLGGSYYIEALTNGIIKEARKIIDEVEELGGMAKAIETGMPKLRVEESAARKQARIDQGLDVIVGVNKYKIDQDSPMDVLEVSEQVREEQVARINQLKADRDDAVVRSALNGVTQAAESGGNLLAASIEAVRARATVGEVSDAMEKVFGRFVATTQCISGVYASEYAESEIIDSIRKRTDDFKSKEGRRPRILLTKMGQDGHDRGIKVVATAFADLGFDVDISPMFQTPEEAAKMAVENDVHLVGASSLAAGHKALVPQLIEALKKAGGDDIKVIVGGVIPPGDYDFLYKAGAVGVFGPGTAITESANKVLNALIGEAA
- a CDS encoding TetR/AcrR family transcriptional regulator gives rise to the protein MLAPLKPEVYQRLEQAVLDIFSHSDFHKANIRDVANRAGVSFSTIYKHYGSKERLVFAFVDVWLGKLTDRIYDHLQGIEDLKEKMRKVLWLQLDYYERNPGLARIIFMTLPMKTWMADETFKQKKMINMYLEVMRKGQKEGQLNPNVRAGVLLDFMLGNVQRAFTMWISRGQQGRLTDQAGTLFEMIWRAIANPDADGS